The genome window CGGAAAAATTCGGTTAAGAAAATGGGATGACTTGCACTTTCGAGGCAGTCCCAAACATCCAATGACTCTAATTTTAGTCGAACGTTTAGAAACTGTAACGGGTCGATTAAATAGTCAACCTTTATGGTTAGTGTGGGTTGGTATCCAAATGCCATCTCTGGCTGAAATTTGGCAACTATATCTGCGTCGTTTTACCATCGAGCATTGGTATCGGTTAGTTAAACAAACCTTACATTGGACTGTGCCGAAGTTGAGTACCCCAGAACAGTGCGAACGATGGAGTGATTTGATGCCTTTACTAACCTGGCAATTATGGTTAGCTAAAGATGTCGTCAGAGAAATTCGTTTGCCCACAGCAATTGGCTCTGCCGGAATTGACCCCTGGAAGGGTTGCACAATCAATGCTTCCACTTTTAATTAAGATTGGGACTCCCACTGTTGCTCCCAAACGTCGAGGAAACTCGGATGGATGGCAAACGGGAAAACCTCGCACCCGAAGATGCCGATATCCTGTGGTCAAAAAGGGTAAAGGTCGGTTCCAAAAATCCACAAAATTCGTAAGTTAACCTTGAGAACCTCTCGCTAATTAACCATTTTTTCCACTCAGCTCATGCTGAGTCAATTTGTGCTTAGTCTAAACTCCAAAAATTAATTGTTGCCCTAATTGTGGTTCGGAAGAAGTTAGTCGAAACGGTCAAAGTCGGCATCATAAACAAAATTATAAATGCCGAGAATGTGGTCGTCAATTTGTTTTAAATCCGGGATGGAAACCTATTACAAAAGAACAAAAGGAATTAATGTCACGGATGCTACTTGAACGTATTTCTCAGGCGGGAATTGCTCGGGTACTACAAGTGTCAGAAGATACAGTGCAGCGATACGTTAATAGCCAAGCGGCTGCTGTTAAGAAGCAAGTTGAGGTGACTCCCAAGGAAAAAAAGCGCTTGAGTGTTCAGATGGATGAGTTATGGTCATTCGTTGATAGTAAAGGAAATCAGCAGTGGGTCTGGCTGGCATTGGATGCCCAGACTAGGGAAATTGTTGGTGTACATATTGGAGATCGTAGCGCAGTATCGGGTCAAGCTTTATGGGATTCAATGCCACCAGTGTACCGTCAATGTGCAGTAATTTATACCGACCATTGGAGTGCTTATGATTCTGTATTGCCAAGCATTCGTCATCGGAGTGTAGACTCTCGATAGTGGTTTTACTAGCTATATCGAGCGCTTCAACTGTACTATTCGACAATGAGTGTCTCGATTGGTAAGAAAGAGCTTAGCCTTCTCTAAAAAATTAGAAAATCATATTGCTGCCATTTGGCGCTTTGTGCATCATTACAATGCTAATTTACAACTCTAAACGCCTACTTTCTTTGAATTCAGTTTAATTCTCTTGATCCTTTCCTTCAGGGCACTACCTGCTTGGGATTGATTAAATCAAGAGCCGTAGCAATCAAAATATCAATCATTTTAGTAGTAGTAGGAGAGAATTGACGTAAAAATGCTTTCAGTTGAGACCACCATAACTCGATGGGATTAAAATCAGGAGAGTAAGGAGATAAATCAGGGTAAACGCATCTAAATTAATTTGACAAACACCTAAATTTGTGCATTGCTAAATAACTAAAAAAAGCTTCTAAAAATCATTAATTTTAACCACATTTAAGCAGATTAAATCAGAACCTTAAGATTTTCTAAACTTCTTAAAGGCGGATAATTTTCCTTCTTAGATAGGTTTGAGATTTCGACCATTAACTGGCAGAGTTTAAAATTTTAACTAAATAATTATTGTCCATTGCCGCTCGATACCGTTTCATTTTTAGACTTTGTTTGGAAGTTTTTTCTTGTTTTAGTAAATTTATAGCCAAGCGACGTAGAAGTGCAAAATTTTCGGGAGAGTTCTGTTTCCGAATCCGGCTTTTATCTTCATAAAATGTAACATCAAGCGTCCAATGTAAGCTATTTTCAATGCCCCAATGACTGCGAATCGCCCCAGCAATTGTCTCAGCATTACTGCTTAAACTACTCAAATAAAAACGAGCTTCAGTGGTGGTGTTATTCCACAATCGTCGTTCACTAACTATCATGACAACTGTTTTTAATCCAGTCCATAATGCTTGATTATGCACTTGTGGTAACTCGGATACATCCACAGTCCAGACTTGGATTTTTTCCACTCGATGATGTCCGGCTTCTACTTGCTCATGCCGGACTGTAGTCTCTGCCTAAATAATCTGCTTTTTTAGCTACTTCAAACCACTCTTTTACGGCGGTATACAGGAGTTTTTGATTCCCTTTTAAAGCTAAAATATAATCTCCTTTTTTCTTGATAATCAGAGATGTTATGTTTTTTTGACATCCCATAGCGTCTATGGTTATTACACTTCCGGCGATTTCTAACATTTCTATCAATGCCGGAATCGCTGTTAGCTCGTTAGATTTTTTATCGACTTTTTTTTGTCCGAAAACCAATTGATGAGATGAAGACCAGGCACTAACTATATGTAGCGCTTTTTGCTGGTCATTTCGGTCATAAGATTGTTTCATTGTTTTGCCATCAATGGCAATTACGTTTAGTTCTAATTCCCCGACTATGGCATTTACCCAACTCAAAAAACATTCTTGAAACTGCTGCGGTTCAATTCTGGCAAATACCCGACTAAATGTGTCATGAGATGGTATACCATTCGGTAATTCTAGAAAGCTTTTCAACCATTCATATTTGGCATTACCATAGTCTTCTATTGCCACCCATCCGTCGGCACCGCTGAGGACAGCTAGAATCGCAATCGCTATAATATCTTTGAGTAAGTGTTCTTTACTTCTTTCTATTCTTGGGTCTTTCAAATTGGCAAAATGCTCTAAAAAACTGGTATTTAAAATATTCATTGACGGCAATGAATCTGTTTCTTTTTGTTGGGAAGTTACAGCTTTACTAAAACCTCTTGCCATTGATAGCACGAATAAACTACGTAATTGCTCAACCCCCTTGACAAGAGAACGAGATAGACATTAGATAGAGGAATGAAAAAACTCCCTGACCTAAAACAACTATCAGACGAGGCAAAAGACGCCTTGATAGTAGAGCTATGGCAGGAAATTCAAAAACTGCGTGCAGCATTATCCACTGACGCATCAAAAACAGACTCATCCCCCACCAAAACCAGCTCGAATTCCAGCACTCCACCATCGAAAGGATTCAAGCCCAACATCAAGTCGAAGCCATCGAAAATAGAATCCGTCAAAAGACAAAAAAGCATTGGCAGAACAGGAGGGGGAAGACATCTACATCCCGAACCCGACCAAATCATTATCGCTCAAATCAAAAGTTGCCCCCAGTGTTCAGAAACAATAACTGCCACAACCCAAAAATTGCAATCCGTCTATGACAAAATTGAACTACCACCAATTCGCCCGATCGTAACGCGCATTGAACGTTATGGCGGTCGCTGCCCCTGTTGTCAAACCGAGTATCTTGCCCCAGTACCTGCTGGAATGGAACCAGGTTCACCATTTGGCCGGGAGATTCAAAGCTCGCGTCACATATCTGCGCTACACTCATGCGATCGGCTACGAACGGCTGTCGGGAATCTTGTCATCCGTTTTTGGACTCAAGATCTCAGAAGGAGCGATCGCCAACCTTTTAAGTACAGTCAAAACCAGTTTAGATGAGCAAGTAAATCAAATACTACAACGTTTGCGACAGGCAAAATTAATTTGCGGGCGATGAAACCAGTGCCAGAGTAAACGGACAAAACCAATGGGAGTGGGTGTTTCAGAACCAAGATATTTGCCTGCATGTCATCCGTCCCAGTCGAGGGGCTGGAGTAATTAGTGAAGTTCTCGGGGAACATCGCCCGCAACTGTGGGTATCAGATCTTTTTAGCGCTCAAAAAAATCACCCAGCAGCACAATGGCAGGTGTGTTTAGCCCATCAACTACGGGATTGCCAATATGCGATTGATGCAGGAGACAAGATTTTTGCCCCAGCGATGAAGAGGTTATTATTAAGGGCCTTTGTCATCCATCGACGACGCGACAGGATGGACGAGACAAAGCTGGAGAGATATCGCAGCAATTTACGAGAAAGATTAACCAGAATTTTGAGTTTAGCCCCATATCAGCCGGATGGTGTCCGGTTACGAAAACGCTATGGCGAGTTGATGGATAATTTGTTTTTATTTCTGGAAGATGTGACAATTCCACCCACAAATAATTCGAGCGAACAAGCGATTCGGATGAGCGTGATATTTCGTCGCGTGACTAATTGCTTTCGTTCGGAATGGGGTAGAGATTTATTTGCAGCGGTTCGTTCAGTTGTCAATACTGGTAAAAGGCAGGGCTTAACTGCTTATCAAGCTATTCAAAAAGCCCTCTCTCTTCATGGCTCCCTTTTTTCCCCTAGTTGAGCAATTACTAAACTACAATAAAATACCTAAAAATTCGTCGGATATAAGTGTAGCATA of Oscillatoria nigro-viridis PCC 7112 contains these proteins:
- a CDS encoding IS66 family transposase; the protein is MAVAAPVVKPSILPQYLLEWNQVHHLAGRFKARVTYLRYTHAIGYERLSGILSSVFGLKISEGAIANLLSTVKTSLDEQVNQILQRLRQAKLICGR
- a CDS encoding IS66 family transposase — encoded protein: MFQNQDICLHVIRPSRGAGVISEVLGEHRPQLWVSDLFSAQKNHPAAQWQVCLAHQLRDCQYAIDAGDKIFAPAMKRLLLRAFVIHRRRDRMDETKLERYRSNLRERLTRILSLAPYQPDGVRLRKRYGELMDNLFLFLEDVTIPPTNNSSEQAIRMSVIFRRVTNCFRSEWGRDLFAAVRSVVNTGKRQGLTAYQAIQKALSLHGSLFSPS